In Hemicordylus capensis ecotype Gifberg chromosome 3, rHemCap1.1.pri, whole genome shotgun sequence, one DNA window encodes the following:
- the TRIM3 gene encoding tripartite motif-containing protein 3 isoform X2: protein MAKRESSSSPVVRQIDKQFLVCSICLDRYHNPKVLPCLHTFCERCLQNYIPPQSLTLSCPVCRQTSILPEKGVAALQNNFFITNLMEVLQRQPDSASHEDAAAAMLDSASAVPGQPLSCPNHEGKMMEYYCESCETAMCHECTAAEHREHVTVPLRDVVEQHKASLRQQLEAIKSRLPQLAAAIGLVSDISLQLAERKNEAVAEIGSTFAELEKALHQRKGLLVRDLEALCGAKQKVLQAQLDTLRQGQENILSSCSFTEQALDHGSETEVLLVKKQMSERLSELAGREFPEKPHENAQVDCVVETEGVRKSILNLGVLLTTSAIAHKTVATGEGLRHAVVGQAASLTITTKDKDGELVRSGSACLQAEVTAPDGSAMDHEVLDNKNGTYELLYTPRHEGDHLLSIRLYGQPIRASPFRVKAVKASDVPPSPDDVKRRVKSPSSGHIRQKAVRRPSSMYGSGKKKENPIEDELIFRVGSRGREKGEFTNLQGISTSSSGRIVVADSNNQCVQVFSNEGQFRLRFGVRGRSPGQLQRPTGVTVDLNGDIIIADYDNRWVSIFSPEGKFKTKIGAGRLMGPKGVAVDRNGHIIVVDNKACCVFIFQSNGKLVAKFGSRGTSERQFAGTLDGPHFVAVNNKNEIVVTDFHNHSVKVYSADGEFLFKFGSHGEGNGQFNAPTGVAVDSNGNIIVADWGNSRIQVFDSSGSFLSYINTTADPLYGPQGLALTSDGHVVVADSGNHCFKAYRYLQ from the exons ATGGCGAAGCGCGAGTCCAGCTCCAGCCCGGTGGTGCGGCAGATCGACAAGCAGTTCCTCGTGTGCAGCATCTGCCTGGACcgctaccacaaccccaaggtgCTGCCCTGCCTGCACACCTTCTGCGAGAG GTGTCTCCAGAACTATATCCCGCCCCAGAGCCTGACCCTGTCCTGCCCCGTCTGCCGCCAGACCTCCATCCTGCCCGAGAAGGGGGTGGCCGCCCTGCAGAACAACTTTTTCATCACCAACCTCATGGAAGTGCTCCAGCGCCAGCCCGACAGCGCCAGCCACGAGGACGCCGCTGCCGCCATGCTGGACTCGGCCAGCGCCGTGCCTGGACagccgctctcctgccccaaccaCGAGGGGAAG ATGATGGAGTACTACTGTGAGTCCTGCGAGACGGCCATGTGCCACGAGTGCACGGCAGCCGAGCACCGGGAGCACGTGACGGTGCCCTTGCGCGACGTGGTGGAGCAGCACAAGGCCTCCCTGCGGCAGCAGCTGGAAGCCATCAAGAGCCG GCTGCCCCAGCTGGCCGCCGCCATCGGCCTGGTGTCTGACATCAGCCTGCAGCTGGCCGAGCGCAAGAACGAGGCCGTGGCCGAGATCGGGAGCACCTTTGCGGAGCTGGAGAAGGCCCTGCACCAGCGCAAGGGGCTGCTCGTCCGCGACCTGGAGGCCCTCTGTGGAGCCAAGCAGAAg GTGCTGCAAGCCCAGCTGGACACGCTCCGCCAAGGCCAGGAGAACATCCTGAGCAGCTGCAGCTTCACGGAGCAGGCGCTGGACCACGGCTCGGAGACGGAGGTGCTGCTCGTCAAGAAGCAGATGAGCGAGCGGCTGAGCGAGCTGGCCGGCCGGGAGTTCCCCGAGAAGCCCCACGAGAATGCCCAGGTGGACTGCGTGGTGGAGACGGAGGGCGTGCGCAAGTCCATCCTCAACCTGGGCGTGCTGCTCACCACCAGCGCCATTGCCCACAAGACGGTGGCCACGGGGGAGGGGCTGCGCCACGCGGTGGTGGGCCAGGCCGCCTCGCTCACCATCACCACCAAGGACAAGGACGGCGAGCTGGTGCGCAGCGGCAGCGCCTGCCTGCAGGCCGAGGTGACGGCCCCCGATGGCTCCGCCATGGACCACGAGGTGCTGGACAACAAGAACGGCACCTACGAACTGCTGTACACGCCGCGCCACGAGGGCGACCACCTGCTCTCCATCCGCCTCTACGGGCAGCCCATCCGGGCCAGCCCCTTCCGAGTCAAGGCGGTCAAGGCCTCCGACGTGCCGCCTTCCCCGGACGACGTCAAGCGCCGCGTCAAGTCCCCCAGCAGCGGCCACATCCGCCAGAAGGCCGTGCGCCGTCCCTCCAGTATGTACGGCAGTGGCAAGAAGAAAGAGAACCCCATCGAGGACGAGCTGATCTTCCGCGTCG GAAGCCGGGGCCGGGAAAAGGGTGAATTCACCAACCTGCAGGGCATCTCCACGTCCAGCAGCGGGCGCATTGTGGTGGCCGACAGCAACAACCAGTGCGTGCAG GTCTTTTCCAACGAGGGCCAGTTCCGCCTGCGCTTCGGGGTGCGCGGTCGCTCCCCAGGGCAGCTGCAGCGCCCCACAGGGGTCACCGTGGACCTCAATGGGGACATCATCATTGCCGACTACGACAATCGCTGGGTCAGCATCTTCTCCCCGGAGGGCAAGTTCAAG ACCAAGATCGGGGCGGGCCGCTTGATGGGCCCCAAGGGCGTGGCTGTGGACCGCAACGGGCACATCATTGTGGTGGACAACAAGGCCTGCTGCGTCTTCATCTTCCAGTCCAACGGGAAGCTCGTGGCCAAGTTTGGCAGCCGCGGCACCTCGGAGCGCCAGTTTGCAGGTACCCTCGATG GGCCTCACTTTGTGGCCGTCAACAATAAGAACGAGATTGTGGTGACGGACTTCCACAACCACTCCGTGAAG gtataCAGCGCGGACGGAGAATTTCTCTTCAAGTTCGGCTCCCACGGGGAAGGCAACGGGCAGTTCAATGCCCCCACAGGGGTGGCCGTGGACTCCAACGGGAACATCATTGTGGCAGACTGGGGCAACAGCCGGATCCAG GTTTTTGACAGCTCGGGCTCCTTCCTGTCCTATATCAACACCACCGCAGACCCGCTCTACGGGCCCCAGGGCTTGGCCCTCACCTCGGACGGACACGTGGTGGTGGCGGATTCCGGCAACCACTGCTTCAAGGCCTACCGCTACCTGCAGtaa
- the TRIM3 gene encoding tripartite motif-containing protein 3 isoform X1 produces MAKRESSSSPVVRQIDKQFLVCSICLDRYHNPKVLPCLHTFCERCLQNYIPPQSLTLSCPVCRQTSILPEKGVAALQNNFFITNLMEVLQRQPDSASHEDAAAAMLDSASAVPGQPLSCPNHEGKMMEYYCESCETAMCHECTAAEHREHVTVPLRDVVEQHKASLRQQLEAIKSRLPQLAAAIGLVSDISLQLAERKNEAVAEIGSTFAELEKALHQRKGLLVRDLEALCGAKQKVLQAQLDTLRQGQENILSSCSFTEQALDHGSETEVLLVKKQMSERLSELAGREFPEKPHENAQVDCVVETEGVRKSILNLGVLLTTSAIAHKTVATGEGLRHAVVGQAASLTITTKDKDGELVRSGSACLQAEVTAPDGSAMDHEVLDNKNGTYELLYTPRHEGDHLLSIRLYGQPIRASPFRVKAVKASDVPPSPDDVKRRVKSPSSGHIRQKAVRRPSSMYGSGKKKENPIEDELIFRVGSRGREKGEFTNLQGISTSSSGRIVVADSNNQCVQVFSNEGQFRLRFGVRGRSPGQLQRPTGVTVDLNGDIIIADYDNRWVSIFSPEGKFKTKIGAGRLMGPKGVAVDRNGHIIVVDNKACCVFIFQSNGKLVAKFGSRGTSERQFAGPHFVAVNNKNEIVVTDFHNHSVKVYSADGEFLFKFGSHGEGNGQFNAPTGVAVDSNGNIIVADWGNSRIQVFDSSGSFLSYINTTADPLYGPQGLALTSDGHVVVADSGNHCFKAYRYLQ; encoded by the exons ATGGCGAAGCGCGAGTCCAGCTCCAGCCCGGTGGTGCGGCAGATCGACAAGCAGTTCCTCGTGTGCAGCATCTGCCTGGACcgctaccacaaccccaaggtgCTGCCCTGCCTGCACACCTTCTGCGAGAG GTGTCTCCAGAACTATATCCCGCCCCAGAGCCTGACCCTGTCCTGCCCCGTCTGCCGCCAGACCTCCATCCTGCCCGAGAAGGGGGTGGCCGCCCTGCAGAACAACTTTTTCATCACCAACCTCATGGAAGTGCTCCAGCGCCAGCCCGACAGCGCCAGCCACGAGGACGCCGCTGCCGCCATGCTGGACTCGGCCAGCGCCGTGCCTGGACagccgctctcctgccccaaccaCGAGGGGAAG ATGATGGAGTACTACTGTGAGTCCTGCGAGACGGCCATGTGCCACGAGTGCACGGCAGCCGAGCACCGGGAGCACGTGACGGTGCCCTTGCGCGACGTGGTGGAGCAGCACAAGGCCTCCCTGCGGCAGCAGCTGGAAGCCATCAAGAGCCG GCTGCCCCAGCTGGCCGCCGCCATCGGCCTGGTGTCTGACATCAGCCTGCAGCTGGCCGAGCGCAAGAACGAGGCCGTGGCCGAGATCGGGAGCACCTTTGCGGAGCTGGAGAAGGCCCTGCACCAGCGCAAGGGGCTGCTCGTCCGCGACCTGGAGGCCCTCTGTGGAGCCAAGCAGAAg GTGCTGCAAGCCCAGCTGGACACGCTCCGCCAAGGCCAGGAGAACATCCTGAGCAGCTGCAGCTTCACGGAGCAGGCGCTGGACCACGGCTCGGAGACGGAGGTGCTGCTCGTCAAGAAGCAGATGAGCGAGCGGCTGAGCGAGCTGGCCGGCCGGGAGTTCCCCGAGAAGCCCCACGAGAATGCCCAGGTGGACTGCGTGGTGGAGACGGAGGGCGTGCGCAAGTCCATCCTCAACCTGGGCGTGCTGCTCACCACCAGCGCCATTGCCCACAAGACGGTGGCCACGGGGGAGGGGCTGCGCCACGCGGTGGTGGGCCAGGCCGCCTCGCTCACCATCACCACCAAGGACAAGGACGGCGAGCTGGTGCGCAGCGGCAGCGCCTGCCTGCAGGCCGAGGTGACGGCCCCCGATGGCTCCGCCATGGACCACGAGGTGCTGGACAACAAGAACGGCACCTACGAACTGCTGTACACGCCGCGCCACGAGGGCGACCACCTGCTCTCCATCCGCCTCTACGGGCAGCCCATCCGGGCCAGCCCCTTCCGAGTCAAGGCGGTCAAGGCCTCCGACGTGCCGCCTTCCCCGGACGACGTCAAGCGCCGCGTCAAGTCCCCCAGCAGCGGCCACATCCGCCAGAAGGCCGTGCGCCGTCCCTCCAGTATGTACGGCAGTGGCAAGAAGAAAGAGAACCCCATCGAGGACGAGCTGATCTTCCGCGTCG GAAGCCGGGGCCGGGAAAAGGGTGAATTCACCAACCTGCAGGGCATCTCCACGTCCAGCAGCGGGCGCATTGTGGTGGCCGACAGCAACAACCAGTGCGTGCAG GTCTTTTCCAACGAGGGCCAGTTCCGCCTGCGCTTCGGGGTGCGCGGTCGCTCCCCAGGGCAGCTGCAGCGCCCCACAGGGGTCACCGTGGACCTCAATGGGGACATCATCATTGCCGACTACGACAATCGCTGGGTCAGCATCTTCTCCCCGGAGGGCAAGTTCAAG ACCAAGATCGGGGCGGGCCGCTTGATGGGCCCCAAGGGCGTGGCTGTGGACCGCAACGGGCACATCATTGTGGTGGACAACAAGGCCTGCTGCGTCTTCATCTTCCAGTCCAACGGGAAGCTCGTGGCCAAGTTTGGCAGCCGCGGCACCTCGGAGCGCCAGTTTGCAG GGCCTCACTTTGTGGCCGTCAACAATAAGAACGAGATTGTGGTGACGGACTTCCACAACCACTCCGTGAAG gtataCAGCGCGGACGGAGAATTTCTCTTCAAGTTCGGCTCCCACGGGGAAGGCAACGGGCAGTTCAATGCCCCCACAGGGGTGGCCGTGGACTCCAACGGGAACATCATTGTGGCAGACTGGGGCAACAGCCGGATCCAG GTTTTTGACAGCTCGGGCTCCTTCCTGTCCTATATCAACACCACCGCAGACCCGCTCTACGGGCCCCAGGGCTTGGCCCTCACCTCGGACGGACACGTGGTGGTGGCGGATTCCGGCAACCACTGCTTCAAGGCCTACCGCTACCTGCAGtaa